A genomic segment from Candidatus Omnitrophota bacterium encodes:
- a CDS encoding radical SAM protein: MIGPLKIPWCTPNGIKINYHLARQLDMFLKMKEAGCYQVTLGCESGVQRVLDDIIRKNLKLEQIKPAIKNAKEAGLIVHTFWIVGYPGETRKEMEDTIKFAAQSGADSFSVAILAPLPGTPIYRKVMKENLWWNPDRKTDDMIYRNSLIKVDGFADQKEFETWVEKQNFYLNSLLEKNDPDRADVVSRGRKVVSGQRFLKTKQT, translated from the coding sequence TTGATAGGGCCATTAAAAATACCATGGTGTACGCCCAATGGGATAAAGATTAACTATCATTTAGCTAGGCAGCTTGATATGTTTTTGAAAATGAAGGAGGCGGGATGCTATCAGGTTACCCTTGGATGCGAAAGTGGCGTGCAAAGAGTCCTAGATGATATTATTAGAAAAAATTTGAAGCTTGAACAAATAAAGCCTGCGATAAAAAATGCTAAAGAGGCAGGTCTTATTGTCCATACATTTTGGATTGTTGGATACCCTGGCGAAACGAGGAAAGAGATGGAAGATACAATCAAGTTTGCTGCACAATCAGGAGCTGATAGTTTTTCTGTAGCTATCTTGGCACCCCTTCCTGGTACGCCAATTTACAGAAAGGTTATGAAAGAAAATCTTTGGTGGAATCCTGATAGAAAAACAGATGATATGATTTATCGAAATTCTCTTATTAAGGTTGATGGATTTGCTGATCAGAAAGAATTTGAAACATGGGTCGAAAAACAGAATTTTTACCTTAATAGTCTTTTGGAAAAGAATGATCCAGATAGAGCAGATGTTGTAAGCAGAGGGCGTAAAGTGGTTAGCGGGCAAAGATTTTTAAAAACAAAACAAACATAA
- a CDS encoding radical SAM protein: MNKRKILLITPNLKGMKGGVNRIQPSLGVGYLAAVLEQKGYEVHVRDTALEGYGRQVPLVGTNMVEIGEPEESVASYISNLKPDLVGISVLFSNLSEHAHTVARIVKGINPNIRVVLGGNHITNAVRDYGFATACSQAENIPHDLNDKNIDYAMIGESDFQFAKLAKALLNNQDPADMEGLVFRNKQGIVINKPTAKNKVDIRQLPHPARHLMNMEGYFRIGLFHSSQAYSKRVLNVMTSRGCPERCSFCTTPAMWGNNIRWRDPEDVCSEIKNGIKQYGIGEVQFEDDSLTANIQHLM; the protein is encoded by the coding sequence ATGAATAAACGTAAAATTTTATTAATTACGCCTAATCTAAAAGGCATGAAGGGTGGGGTAAACAGGATACAGCCTAGTCTTGGTGTTGGATACCTTGCCGCTGTTTTAGAGCAAAAGGGATATGAAGTACATGTTCGTGACACGGCATTAGAAGGATATGGCAGACAGGTCCCGCTGGTCGGTACTAATATGGTTGAAATTGGAGAGCCTGAAGAATCTGTTGCTAGTTATATTTCCAACTTAAAACCTGATTTGGTCGGGATTTCCGTTCTTTTTTCAAATCTATCAGAACACGCGCACACAGTTGCAAGGATTGTCAAAGGAATAAATCCAAATATTAGGGTTGTGCTGGGAGGAAATCATATTACTAATGCAGTTCGAGATTATGGGTTTGCTACGGCATGCAGCCAAGCAGAGAATATACCCCATGATTTGAACGATAAAAACATTGACTATGCAATGATAGGAGAATCAGATTTCCAGTTTGCTAAACTGGCAAAGGCTTTATTGAATAATCAAGACCCCGCAGATATGGAGGGATTAGTTTTTCGAAACAAGCAAGGGATTGTTATAAATAAACCTACAGCAAAAAATAAGGTTGATATACGGCAGCTGCCGCATCCGGCAAGGCATTTAATGAACATGGAAGGATATTTTAGAATTGGCTTATTCCATTCATCTCAGGCATATTCCAAGAGAGTGCTCAATGTCATGACGTCACGGGGCTGTCCTGAAAGGTGTTCTTTCTGCACAACCCCCGCGATGTGGGGAAATAATATTCGTTGGCGCGATCCTGAGGATGTTTGTTCTGAAATAAAAAATGGTATCAAGCAGTATGGCATAGGAGAGGTGCAGTTTGAAGACGATTCATTGACAGCAAACATACAGCATTTAATGTAG
- a CDS encoding radical SAM protein — translation MSRILLIAPPFYRLMGSHYNGLDLGLSYIASFLKKNGHEAVIYNADFYNDSHYLDQRKLFANFDHYKATLNDSNHPIWREVASAIKSVDPDIVGIQVYTGTYKNAQNVASIAKAFNPKIKVIAGGTHPSLDPEGTMSCNAYDYVCRGEGEYTMLEILEGRDLSQIKGLTYRDKSKRIINNEERLFIEDLDALPFPERKGFLVGDGYIDTGAVITSRGCPFRCAYCASPKIWKRKVRYRSIGNVLDELEYMVKEHNVSLIRFQDDTFTLNKARSCAILEGMMSRRLNAQWVCDTRVDRLDKEMLSVMKKSGCARLKIGVESGSDQILKRIKKGITIEQIKRAVSLIKNEGISLTAYFMIGFPGETDEDVKKTIRLAEEINADYNSLSVVAPYYGTQIYHDLAASGHDFSKAHWEYFYHQSKEMIINSNLSKHLVDEFFNINEKCKGKRI, via the coding sequence ATGTCCAGGATACTTTTAATCGCGCCGCCATTTTACAGATTAATGGGAAGCCATTATAACGGCCTTGATCTCGGGCTTTCCTATATAGCGTCGTTTTTAAAAAAGAACGGCCATGAAGCCGTCATATATAACGCGGATTTTTATAACGATTCACATTACCTGGACCAGAGAAAGCTTTTTGCCAATTTTGACCATTATAAGGCGACTCTTAATGATAGTAATCATCCTATATGGCGTGAGGTCGCTTCCGCGATAAAGTCTGTTGATCCCGATATTGTGGGGATACAGGTTTATACGGGCACGTATAAGAACGCCCAAAATGTCGCTTCTATCGCCAAGGCTTTTAATCCGAAGATCAAGGTTATCGCCGGAGGCACACACCCATCGCTTGACCCTGAAGGGACTATGAGTTGCAATGCCTATGATTATGTGTGCAGGGGGGAAGGCGAATATACCATGCTTGAGATACTTGAGGGCCGGGATCTGTCACAAATAAAAGGTCTGACCTATCGCGATAAAAGCAAACGCATTATAAACAATGAAGAACGGCTGTTTATAGAAGATCTTGACGCTTTGCCTTTTCCCGAAAGAAAAGGTTTCTTAGTAGGCGATGGGTATATTGACACGGGAGCTGTTATAACTTCGCGCGGATGCCCTTTCAGGTGCGCGTATTGCGCTTCTCCGAAGATATGGAAGAGAAAGGTCCGGTATAGAAGTATCGGCAATGTGCTTGACGAATTGGAGTATATGGTAAAGGAACATAATGTGTCACTGATCCGTTTTCAGGACGATACCTTTACCCTGAACAAGGCCCGTTCTTGCGCCATTCTGGAAGGCATGATGTCCAGAAGGCTCAATGCCCAATGGGTGTGCGATACCCGCGTGGACAGGCTTGACAAAGAAATGCTTTCCGTTATGAAAAAGTCCGGCTGTGCCAGGCTCAAGATAGGCGTTGAGAGCGGGAGCGATCAGATACTGAAAAGGATAAAAAAGGGAATTACTATAGAGCAGATAAAGCGAGCGGTCTCTCTTATAAAAAACGAGGGCATATCCCTGACAGCGTATTTTATGATAGGTTTTCCCGGCGAAACGGATGAGGACGTCAAAAAGACGATAAGATTAGCTGAAGAAATCAATGCCGATTACAATAGCTTAAGCGTGGTAGCGCCGTATTATGGGACGCAGATATACCATGACCTGGCCGCGTCGGGGCATGATTTCAGCAAGGCGCACTGGGAATATTTTTATCATCAGAGCAAGGAGATGATAATAAATTCCAATCTATCAAAACATTTAGTAGATGAGTTCTTTAATATTAATGAAAAATGTAAGGGTAAAAGGATATAA
- a CDS encoding radical SAM protein: protein MKILFVYPGYIVREVPLNVMYVSAACREAGHTTRLFHFSPYKKISWHKNISQRVEEGFLKYIEDFSPDIVAFSVMVQDYALTKRLSWIAKNLFKIPVIWGGIQPILEPEKSIAEKEVDYICTGEGEHVFVEFLKRLGNREDTTKTEGIWAKDSQGRIYRNGCPELIDNLDQLPFPDRDLFEPEYYRAELTGANILTARGCPFLCSFCQNKALMEHYKGKGRFVRHRSLDNVFKEMEYVIEKYQAPSFYLSDEMFTLDKQRAIEFCQEYKKRINKPFMVQTRADYMDKKMARELADAGCFMVNMAIESGNEYIRNKVLKKNISTAKIIEAYRSVAENGMMTASFNMIGLPKETHKQVWETIDINRKLRPDRIMCSIFMPLPGTELGEQCRAEGLIAGNVTETTNYYSQVVVDNKNISGRTLVGYQGFFDWFVLLPKGLYWFVHMLRLIYQMLVSPAIPDNLISRNIREIIIEQVYQMKKYLPHKNLHLKSR, encoded by the coding sequence ATGAAAATACTATTTGTCTATCCAGGATATATAGTAAGAGAGGTGCCGCTTAATGTCATGTACGTCAGCGCCGCGTGCAGGGAAGCGGGCCATACTACCAGGCTGTTTCACTTCAGCCCGTATAAGAAAATATCATGGCATAAAAATATATCGCAACGTGTAGAAGAGGGGTTCTTAAAATATATAGAAGACTTTAGCCCTGATATTGTCGCATTTTCAGTTATGGTGCAGGATTATGCTCTGACAAAGAGGCTGTCGTGGATTGCTAAAAATTTATTTAAAATACCGGTTATCTGGGGAGGTATCCAGCCTATACTGGAGCCTGAGAAAAGTATAGCAGAAAAAGAGGTAGATTATATATGTACAGGTGAAGGGGAGCATGTCTTTGTAGAATTCCTAAAACGCCTTGGAAACAGGGAAGATACTACAAAAACAGAAGGAATCTGGGCAAAAGACAGCCAGGGGCGCATTTATCGTAATGGCTGTCCTGAGTTAATCGATAATCTAGACCAGCTACCGTTTCCAGACAGGGACTTGTTTGAGCCGGAATATTACCGCGCAGAACTTACAGGGGCGAATATTCTTACCGCAAGAGGCTGCCCTTTCTTATGCAGTTTTTGTCAAAACAAGGCTCTTATGGAGCATTATAAGGGTAAAGGCAGGTTTGTGCGTCATAGAAGCCTTGACAATGTGTTTAAGGAGATGGAGTATGTTATAGAGAAATACCAGGCCCCTTCTTTTTATCTTTCAGATGAAATGTTTACACTTGATAAACAGCGCGCTATAGAATTCTGCCAAGAGTATAAGAAGCGTATTAATAAGCCTTTTATGGTTCAGACAAGAGCAGATTATATGGATAAAAAAATGGCCAGAGAATTAGCCGATGCAGGCTGTTTCATGGTAAATATGGCTATTGAAAGCGGAAATGAGTATATACGCAATAAAGTACTCAAGAAAAACATATCAACGGCAAAGATAATAGAAGCTTACAGGTCAGTTGCTGAAAATGGTATGATGACAGCCAGTTTCAATATGATAGGCCTGCCAAAAGAAACCCATAAGCAGGTATGGGAAACTATTGATATTAATCGTAAGTTAAGGCCGGACCGCATTATGTGCTCTATCTTTATGCCTTTACCCGGCACGGAGCTTGGAGAACAATGCAGAGCAGAGGGCCTTATAGCAGGCAATGTTACTGAGACTACCAATTATTATTCCCAGGTTGTGGTTGATAATAAAAATATTTCAGGGCGCACACTTGTTGGTTATCAGGGATTTTTTGACTGGTTTGTGCTTTTGCCAAAAGGGCTATATTGGTTTGTGCATATGCTGCGGTTAATATACCAAATGCTTGTTTCGCCGGCCATACCTGATAATTTAATAAGCAGAAACATAAGAGAGATAATTATTGAACAAGTCTACCAGATGAAGAAATACTTGCCGCACAAGAACCTTCATCTTAAATCAAGATAA
- a CDS encoding glycosyltransferase family A protein has product MKFSIIIPLYNGSRFIEATLDSVLAQTYKDYEIILVNDGSPDNVEEIVQRYISKHSGTCFIYRKQENKGLGAARNAGIREATGDIIAILDQDDIWYQDKLAKVAEIYKSNPEINVICHSQNVRSNGNITRVFRPEPIKGDVYRQMLFDNKFADNIFSTSAVTFSRVVEGATEFFSEDRTNMHFVEDYDLLLRMAKAGRKFYSSNLVLGECSKHDSNFSKELDTMLKGELCVLKEHYKRYADLNKIHLMAWYLMRRRRALVYFRASKEYFRSKRAGNGIKYLMLAFCADPIFLSYYFQKAWYAVRNNKE; this is encoded by the coding sequence ATGAAATTTTCCATAATCATACCATTATATAATGGCAGCAGATTTATAGAAGCTACGCTAGACAGTGTTCTGGCGCAGACATATAAGGATTATGAGATTATACTAGTGAATGATGGTTCGCCTGATAATGTAGAAGAGATTGTGCAAAGGTATATTTCTAAGCATAGTGGTACTTGTTTTATATACAGAAAACAGGAAAACAAGGGTTTAGGTGCAGCAAGAAATGCTGGAATACGCGAAGCAACAGGGGATATTATAGCAATACTTGATCAAGATGACATATGGTATCAAGACAAGCTCGCGAAAGTGGCCGAAATTTATAAAAGCAATCCGGAAATAAATGTCATATGCCATAGCCAGAATGTTCGTAGTAATGGTAACATAACGCGTGTTTTCAGGCCCGAACCTATTAAAGGCGATGTTTACAGGCAGATGCTATTTGATAATAAGTTTGCTGATAATATATTTTCAACATCAGCAGTTACATTTTCAAGAGTAGTTGAAGGCGCGACTGAGTTTTTTTCTGAAGACAGAACTAATATGCATTTTGTCGAGGACTATGATCTATTGCTTAGAATGGCAAAGGCAGGGCGCAAGTTTTATTCTTCAAACCTTGTCCTAGGGGAATGCTCGAAACATGATTCAAATTTCTCTAAAGAGTTAGATACTATGTTAAAGGGTGAACTTTGCGTTCTTAAGGAACACTATAAACGCTATGCAGATTTAAACAAAATACACTTAATGGCCTGGTATTTGATGCGCAGAAGACGGGCGCTTGTTTATTTCAGGGCATCAAAGGAATATTTTAGGTCTAAACGCGCTGGTAACGGCATTAAATATCTCATGCTGGCTTTTTGCGCGGACCCAATTTTTCTGTCATATTATTTTCAAAAGGCATGGTATGCTGTCAGGAATAATAAAGAATGA
- the rfbD gene encoding dTDP-4-dehydrorhamnose reductase has translation MKILITGSAGMLSADVIPALIKQGHELIQTDINQRLPVIRKLDITDSKEVFKQIGKHKPDYVFHFAAETNVDLCEEKPDHAFYANTFGTENIALACQRYNVKLLYVSTAGVFYGDKEGPYTEFDTPNPINVYGKSKLEGEYIVKDLLNEYFIIRAGWMVGGWEIDKKFVYKIVKQLKEGKKQLTVVNDKFGTPTFTKYFALNFMNIINTQRYGTYHLACKGECSRYDMAVKIVEFMGLKDSVSIQPVGSDKYPLPAPRARSEIMRNFKMDMLNINNMPDWQYCLKEYIETNKNK, from the coding sequence ATGAAAATCCTAATTACAGGTTCAGCCGGCATGCTTTCCGCGGATGTTATCCCGGCGCTTATTAAGCAGGGGCATGAGTTGATACAAACAGATATCAACCAAAGGCTTCCTGTGATAAGAAAATTGGATATAACAGACTCTAAGGAAGTATTCAAGCAGATCGGTAAGCATAAGCCTGATTATGTGTTTCATTTTGCGGCGGAGACAAATGTGGATTTGTGCGAAGAAAAACCGGACCATGCCTTCTATGCCAACACTTTCGGAACAGAGAATATCGCCTTAGCCTGCCAGAGGTATAATGTAAAACTGCTTTACGTGAGCACGGCAGGCGTGTTTTATGGTGATAAAGAAGGCCCTTATACTGAATTTGATACGCCAAACCCTATAAATGTATATGGTAAGAGTAAGCTGGAGGGTGAATATATAGTAAAAGATCTGTTGAACGAGTATTTTATTATACGGGCCGGATGGATGGTCGGCGGGTGGGAGATAGACAAAAAATTTGTTTACAAAATCGTAAAACAGCTTAAGGAAGGCAAAAAGCAGTTAACTGTTGTAAACGACAAGTTTGGCACCCCTACATTTACAAAATATTTTGCGTTAAACTTTATGAATATTATAAACACGCAGCGTTATGGCACGTATCACCTGGCGTGCAAAGGCGAATGCTCTCGCTATGATATGGCGGTTAAGATAGTCGAATTTATGGGGCTCAAGGATAGTGTCAGTATCCAGCCTGTGGGTTCAGACAAATATCCTTTGCCTGCACCAAGGGCTAGGTCTGAGATAATGCGTAATTTTAAAATGGATATGCTGAATATAAATAATATGCCTGATTGGCAGTATTGCCTGAAAGAGTATATAGAAACGAATAAGAATAAATGA
- a CDS encoding class I SAM-dependent methyltransferase, with protein MIDVKRVIKNIKEYKDGIYYGPGSGYWSNLDKSKNRDYLKDLNALGSEKTVRKYFPEHEDAIFPLKRAGGMATLDICESDTILDAGCMWGALSVPLARAKADVIAVDQTEESLRLLKQRKLEERLENMHLVRANLKEINFHDGIFSKVIVNGVLEWLPEQGDIEVNNFIKGSRQLFTNVKKIFSKDTKERPIDEQRRFLKKLHASLNEEGCLYLAIENRYNIFYFLGLREEHCGIRFISLLPRFVQDRLSILLKGRRFRTWTHSKKELKELLYSAGFSRVEMFYAFPDYKEPDFILSEKRGMDFFRYNKSIGKKPVYKKVILRLIEEIIFRRLRCAFFAPSFIAHAYKK; from the coding sequence ATGATAGACGTAAAACGAGTTATAAAAAATATAAAGGAATATAAAGACGGCATCTATTATGGGCCGGGCTCGGGCTATTGGTCTAACCTGGATAAATCAAAAAACAGGGATTATTTAAAAGATCTCAATGCCTTGGGCTCGGAGAAGACGGTTAGAAAGTATTTCCCGGAGCATGAGGATGCCATATTTCCCTTAAAAAGAGCAGGCGGTATGGCAACATTGGATATTTGTGAATCTGATACGATTCTTGATGCCGGATGCATGTGGGGGGCATTATCAGTGCCTCTTGCCAGGGCTAAGGCTGATGTTATAGCTGTTGACCAAACCGAGGAAAGCTTAAGATTATTGAAGCAGAGAAAGCTTGAAGAGCGCCTGGAGAATATGCACCTGGTCAGGGCCAACTTAAAAGAGATAAATTTCCACGATGGCATTTTTTCCAAAGTTATTGTAAACGGTGTTTTAGAGTGGCTGCCTGAACAAGGGGACATAGAAGTAAATAATTTTATAAAAGGCAGCAGGCAGTTGTTTACAAATGTAAAAAAAATATTCAGCAAAGACACAAAAGAAAGGCCCATAGATGAACAGAGGCGTTTTTTGAAGAAGTTACACGCTTCGTTAAATGAAGAAGGGTGCCTCTATCTGGCTATAGAAAACCGTTACAATATATTTTATTTTCTTGGCTTGCGGGAAGAGCACTGCGGGATAAGGTTCATATCATTGCTCCCGAGATTTGTTCAAGACAGGCTTTCTATTTTGCTTAAAGGCAGAAGGTTTAGGACCTGGACACATTCTAAAAAAGAGCTAAAAGAGCTATTGTATTCAGCAGGGTTTTCGCGTGTTGAGATGTTTTATGCTTTTCCTGATTACAAGGAGCCGGATTTTATATTAAGCGAAAAAAGGGGTATGGATTTTTTCAGGTATAATAAATCAATAGGCAAAAAGCCTGTTTATAAAAAGGTTATATTGAGATTGATTGAAGAGATAATTTTCAGGAGGCTGCGATGCGCGTTTTTTGCCCCGAGCTTCATCGCGCACGCGTATAAAAAATGA
- a CDS encoding CDP-alcohol phosphatidyltransferase family protein — protein MKTISELKKEQYEQHYLGPGCFKGWKTPYSCFKAKFYMQTSAWLVYALQGTAVTPNALTVLYCLLGLAGGIFLGMATKIGVLSAVFIFFTKGILDWSDGHLARVTNRQSCQGAMLDGYGAVMGAMGLQIGLGFYAAQKSSCAVYYYLIPLLPLFFLGKFHNYALAELFKSCLNKKALAKYALRDSERPAGRTEKTGILSPRLDKAREFINNFLDNRARTVDFICLLLVIEVFTPVFITWVVFLAFVAKEFLLFCASFYVVSKSGWIDSQLALKAKDLL, from the coding sequence ATGAAAACGATATCCGAGCTCAAAAAAGAGCAGTATGAACAGCATTACTTAGGCCCGGGGTGTTTTAAGGGCTGGAAAACGCCCTATTCCTGTTTTAAGGCGAAATTTTATATGCAGACAAGCGCCTGGCTGGTATATGCCCTGCAAGGAACAGCCGTGACACCGAACGCGCTTACAGTGTTATATTGCCTGCTGGGCCTGGCAGGCGGGATATTTCTTGGAATGGCTACAAAGATTGGCGTATTGTCGGCTGTGTTTATATTTTTTACAAAAGGCATATTAGACTGGAGTGACGGCCATTTGGCAAGAGTGACAAACAGGCAATCATGCCAGGGGGCCATGCTTGACGGATACGGGGCTGTGATGGGTGCCATGGGTCTTCAGATAGGCCTGGGTTTTTACGCGGCGCAAAAGTCCTCGTGCGCGGTATATTATTATCTGATACCTTTATTACCGCTTTTTTTCCTGGGTAAATTCCATAACTATGCTCTGGCCGAACTTTTTAAATCATGCCTGAATAAAAAGGCCCTGGCCAAATACGCGCTCCGGGACAGCGAAAGGCCCGCCGGACGGACGGAAAAAACCGGCATATTGAGCCCGAGGCTTGATAAGGCGCGGGAGTTTATTAATAATTTTCTGGATAACAGGGCTAGGACGGTGGATTTTATATGCCTGCTTCTTGTCATAGAAGTATTTACTCCGGTATTTATCACATGGGTTGTGTTTTTGGCATTTGTAGCCAAAGAGTTTTTGTTGTTTTGCGCGTCTTTTTATGTTGTCTCAAAGTCCGGCTGGATTGACAGCCAGCTCGCGTTAAAGGCTAAAGACCTGTTATGA
- a CDS encoding PIG-L family deacetylase, giving the protein MKDRILVVCAHPDDETLGCGGTIRRLADEKHDIRIAILGEGLGARCQAGRKPDTAAIKNAALKAGRILGSREISFFDLPDNRFDSVDLLDIVKKVEDIIGRFKPNIIFTHHCADLNMDHCLTHRAVLTAARPLPANRGIRDIYAFETLSSTEWSFGQYGRQFCPDIFYDITKSYKAKAMALAVYKTEMRKFPHPRSGSAMLANAKKWGSCSGRGLAEAFETIRSIR; this is encoded by the coding sequence ATGAAAGACAGGATCCTGGTAGTTTGCGCTCATCCGGATGACGAGACATTAGGCTGCGGCGGGACGATTAGGCGGCTGGCAGATGAAAAGCATGATATCCGTATTGCTATTTTGGGAGAAGGGCTTGGCGCGCGTTGTCAAGCCGGGCGAAAGCCTGATACTGCCGCGATAAAGAATGCCGCGCTTAAAGCGGGCAGGATACTCGGCTCAAGGGAAATATCTTTTTTTGACCTGCCTGATAACAGGTTTGATTCGGTTGATTTGCTTGATATCGTTAAGAAGGTTGAGGATATTATCGGACGCTTTAAACCCAATATTATTTTTACGCACCATTGCGCGGATTTGAATATGGATCATTGCCTGACGCACAGGGCCGTTCTGACGGCCGCCAGGCCCTTGCCAGCCAACCGCGGTATCCGTGATATATACGCTTTTGAAACCCTCTCGTCAACCGAATGGTCTTTTGGGCAATATGGCCGTCAATTTTGCCCCGATATTTTTTATGATATAACGAAGTCATATAAGGCAAAGGCCATGGCGCTGGCTGTGTATAAAACTGAAATGAGAAAGTTTCCGCATCCGCGTTCAGGGTCTGCCATGCTTGCCAATGCCAAAAAATGGGGCAGTTGCAGCGGCCGCGGGCTTGCGGAGGCATTTGAGACAATAAGGAGCATAAGATAA
- a CDS encoding ABC transporter ATP-binding protein: protein MPRIQADTVKNLFYLINQQRARLFVFTVVITLTSLFEALGIGTLYPILNIFNSDEKRSVYAKLINNILPFDIGLEQIVPVLFLSVIIFFIARGIFIVLSYYAQFKLSQGLTSKWQNDIFSSYMGQDYDYFIKHRAGDLLQKQMVHTENAGNAIVYTCQIARNIFTVVLLFAMLFFVSVKWALSLIAVSAVSMVIVYAVSRIKVYADSRVHAELQKESYSLAAEVISGIRQVKAFLAEDFFKKRFCQAVCEKARIYTRNATISCMPTPVMQTLVVLAILLVLFAASLAKENAGSIFAAIAIFGGASYRIMTSMSGINSGFIQIASLLPSINIVSGLLCLARPREDMPAIKCFKKGISFSNTGFAYGQSGFRLSGINLELEKGKFYGIVGPSGSGKSTLIDLLIGFYGYDTGSIRIDGQDMRDFDIRSWRRMIGLISQDTFIFNGTIADNISFAVEAGAVEKSAIISSAKAADIHDFIAGLPDGYDTLVGERGLTLSGGQRQRLAIARAVYRDPEVYIFDEATSSLDTYSEKKIQEAIEGLSRSKTVICVSHRLSTVINADSIIVLDAGRVVETGSHNELLSKGGFYARLYRHQHGEEKNNQYP, encoded by the coding sequence ATGCCCAGGATACAAGCGGATACGGTAAAAAATCTTTTTTATCTTATAAACCAGCAGAGGGCGCGTTTATTTGTCTTTACAGTTGTCATTACCCTGACATCGCTCTTTGAGGCATTGGGCATAGGCACGCTTTATCCTATATTAAATATTTTTAACAGCGATGAGAAAAGAAGTGTTTATGCAAAGTTGATTAATAATATCCTGCCCTTTGATATTGGCCTTGAGCAGATTGTCCCGGTTTTGTTCCTGTCGGTAATTATATTTTTCATAGCAAGGGGGATATTTATTGTTTTGTCGTATTACGCTCAATTTAAGCTTTCGCAGGGGCTGACGAGCAAATGGCAGAACGACATATTTTCAAGTTATATGGGCCAGGACTATGATTATTTTATAAAACACCGCGCCGGAGATCTTTTGCAGAAACAGATGGTGCACACGGAAAACGCGGGTAATGCCATTGTGTATACGTGCCAGATAGCGAGGAATATTTTTACAGTCGTGTTATTGTTTGCAATGCTCTTTTTCGTATCCGTTAAATGGGCATTATCTTTGATAGCGGTTTCGGCTGTAAGCATGGTTATTGTTTATGCCGTTTCCAGGATTAAAGTTTACGCGGATTCAAGGGTGCACGCTGAATTGCAGAAAGAATCTTATTCCCTTGCCGCGGAGGTAATTTCCGGCATAAGACAGGTAAAGGCTTTTTTGGCGGAGGATTTCTTTAAGAAGCGGTTTTGCCAGGCGGTATGCGAAAAGGCGCGTATTTATACCAGGAACGCGACGATAAGCTGTATGCCGACGCCTGTCATGCAGACTCTTGTGGTTTTGGCCATACTGCTTGTTTTATTCGCGGCCAGCCTTGCCAAGGAAAATGCCGGCTCTATATTTGCCGCTATCGCTATATTCGGAGGCGCCTCTTACAGGATAATGACTTCCATGTCCGGCATTAACAGCGGTTTTATCCAGATAGCCAGTTTACTGCCTTCAATAAATATTGTTTCAGGGCTTTTGTGCCTGGCCCGCCCCAGGGAAGATATGCCCGCGATTAAATGTTTTAAAAAAGGAATATCTTTTTCAAATACAGGCTTTGCTTATGGGCAGAGCGGTTTCAGGCTTTCAGGCATTAACCTTGAATTGGAGAAAGGCAAATTTTATGGAATTGTAGGCCCGTCCGGAAGCGGAAAATCCACGCTTATAGACTTGTTGATAGGATTTTATGGATATGATACAGGTTCTATAAGAATTGACGGGCAGGATATGCGCGATTTTGATATCCGTTCATGGCGGAGGATGATAGGTTTGATAAGCCAGGACACCTTTATTTTTAACGGGACTATTGCCGACAATATATCTTTTGCCGTTGAGGCGGGTGCCGTTGAAAAGAGCGCCATAATCAGTTCGGCTAAGGCGGCCGATATACACGATTTTATAGCAGGCCTTCCAGACGGTTATGACACGCTTGTAGGGGAAAGAGGGCTGACGCTTTCAGGCGGCCAGAGGCAGAGGCTTGCCATTGCCAGGGCCGTATACAGGGACCCGGAGGTGTATATCTTTGATGAAGCCACAAGTTCGCTTGACACGTATTCGGAAAAAAAGATACAGGAGGCAATAGAAGGCTTAAGCAGGTCAAAGACCGTTATCTGTGTATCGCACAGGCTTTCAACGGTAATCAACGCTGACAGCATTATAGTCTTGGACGCGGGCAGGGTTGTTGAAACCGGCAGTCACAATGAATTGCTAAGTAAGGGTGGATTTTATGCCAGGCTTTACCGGCACCAGCACGGGGAAGAAAAAAATAATCAATATCCGTAA